The genomic stretch AAGCTACAACAAATTTGAAAGCTAATCACAACGAACAATCTCATCTATTCAAGAACAGGGGTGCTGTTAAAGAGCTAAGCTACAACAAATTTGAAAGCTAATCACAACGCAGAAATTTCCGGTATAGGAGACTGTACGCTGTTAAAGAGCTAAGCTACAACAAATTTGAAAGCTAATCACAACTGAAAGATAAAAAACGCAAATAATGAATAAGCTGTTAAAGAGCTAAGCTACAACAAATTTGAAAGCTAATCACAACACACCCGGCTTTAAATACGCCGCGGACCACGCTGTTAAAGAGCTAAGCTACAACAAATTTGAAAGCTAATCACAACTTACCTAATGTATTAACATTGGTAAACATTGCTGTTAAAGAGCTAAGCTACAACAAATTTGAAAGCTAATCACAACATGCTTTTAAGTAACCAACCAAGATAACAGCTGTTAAAGAGCTAAGCTACAACAAATTTGAAAGCTAATCACAACAGAAGCCCACCGTCGGTGGGCATTAAGCATGCTGTTAAAGAGCTAAGCTACAACAAATTTGAAAGCTAATCACAACTTGCACTACTATCAATTGCGGTTGTGTCACGCTGTTAAAGAGCTAAGCTACAACAAATTTGAAAGCTAATCACAACGTGGATCTATAAATTAAATAACCCACACCAGCTGTTAAAGAGCTAAGCTACAACAAATTTGAAAGCTAATCACAACTCTAATTTCATCAGGACGATAATATGTTGGCTGTTAAAGAGCTAAGCTACAACAAATTTGAAAGCTAATCACAACGCATCCATCGTTGGAGCAATCTTAGATTGCGCTGTTAAAGAGCTAAGCTACAACAAATTTGAAAGCTAATCACAACCTCCGCCCATTTTTTATGAAAACGAAGCATGCTGTTAAAGAGCTAAGCTACAACAAATTTGAAAGCTAATCACAACTAAAAGGTAAAAGGCGTAAATGATGAATAAGCTGTTAAAGAGCTAAGCTACAACAAATTTGAAAGCTAATCACAACCCCGTTGATTTTCAGGTTAATTACACCATTGCTGTTAAAGAGCTAAGCTACAACAAATTTGAAAGCTAATCACAACCATCCTACGACAAGTAAGTAAGAGGTGTTGCTGTTAAAGAGCTAAGCTACAACAAATTTGAAAGCTAATCACAACCTCAAATAATTCTTCCCGTATTCTTTCACGCTGTTAAAGAGCTAAGCTACAACAAATTTGAAAGCTAATCACAACGCCGGAACCGCAGGCGTGGCTTATCTGATCGCTGTTAAAGAGCTAAGCTACAACAAATTTGAAAGCTAATCACAACAAGAATTGATAGGAAAGTCGAAATTTTATGCTGTTAAAGAGCTAAGCTACAACAAATTTGAAAGCTAATCACAACGAGTTAGCTAATAAATTAAAACTTAATACAGCTGTTAAAGAGCTAAGCTACAACAAATTTGAAAGCTAATCACAACGATAGCCATTCAGCGGTTACAAATCCGCCCGCTGTTAAAGAGCTAAGCTACAACAAATTTGAAAGCTAATCACAACAATGAATTTTATCGAATGGAATCGCAGACTGCTGTTAAAGAGCTAAGCTACAACAAATTTGAAAGCTAATCACAACACTTGTCACGAAGCCGCCTAAAAACCATAAGCTGTTAAAGAGCTAAGCTACAACAAATTTGAAAGCTAATCACAACTTTGATTTTGTGGTAAGCATATCTATAAATGCTGTTAAAGAGCTAAGCTACAACAAATTTGAAAGCTAATCACAACAGGCAACCTGTAAAAAGTGATAGTAAACGGGCTGTTAAAGAGCTAAGCTACAACAAATTTGAAAGCTAATCACAACATGCCTTAACCTTGCCCTTTCTGCCTTCAGGCTGTTAAAGAGCTAAGCTACAACAAATTTGAAAGCTAATCACAACAGCGACGGCTATTTATCATTCAAAAAAAGGAGCTAAGCTACAACAAATTTGAAAGCTAATCACAACTGGAGATATGAATAATCCAAGTCGCACCGGGCTGTTAAAGAGCTAAGCTACAACAAATTTGAAAGCTAATCACAACTCCTACAGAGGATCAGGCGTAATTTTCCGGGCTGTTAAAGAGCTAAGCTACAACAAATTTACTCCGAAATCAATTATCTGAAAAAGGTCTCCGTGTTTTTCAACTTCGTTGAAAAATGAAAGCCAATCACAACCTCTGCCTTTGTCTTATGCAACAAAGCACTTTTTGACTGTTTCCCAGGTGCGGGTGGTTTGATCTTTGCCAAAAGTTTTTTCCAATAAACTCATGAATACCGGTCCTTTTGGGTGAGGAATATAGCTGGTAAACGCTTCCAAGCCTTGCACCTGATGAATGGTGACACCTTCATATTCAATGGGTAATTTCAGTTTTACATCCGGCGGTTTCCACAAGAATGTTATGACCTGTTTCGCTCCTGCAGGTACCTGGTGTCTGCTGAACGGATCTGAAGCAAGCAAATGTTGCAGGTGCGCCACCGACCGTACAGTAACCGGAAAGCTGCGGCCCAACTGCTGTTGAAGCTGTGCTTCAATTGTTTGTGCGATAGACTCTTCTTTACGGGTTGAAGAATTAAAGGCAACGTTGCCGCTAGAAAGAATGGTTTTTACCTCCGTAAATCCGGCTGCTTCCATGCAATGCTTCAGGTCGGCCATTTTCAGGTTCATGGGGCTTACACCCCGCAGAAAAGCGACAAATCTCGACATCGTATGTTTAATGATAGTCAATGTTTACAGGTATGTGAACAGCAGGACTTTTGTTCAGAGCAGCATGAAGCAGTACCTTTCCTGCGCGTACACTTTTTCATGTACAAATGATACATCTCTTCTGCACGCTCCCCTCCAACGATATCGGCAACAGCGGAATTCTCAGTGCGAGAGACTTGCTGTCGGCGGTCATGCCAAAGCTCCCCCTCGATGACGATATCCTGGCCAACCATGTAGGCCGCATCCGCCGACGCGAGCCAGAGCGCAGCGGATGCAATCTCGGCGGTCGTGGCAACTCGCTTGGAAGGATTGGTAGCCGCCACACGAGCATCGTGCGCCGCCCGGTCCTCACTAGGCCGAAGCGACATCGGCGTATTCACCGGTCCCGGGCACAGGCAATTAATGCGAATTCCATACTGAATGGCTTCGAGCGCACTGTTAAAGAGCTAAGCTACAACAAATTTACTCCGAAATCAATTATCTAGAAAAGGTCTCCGTGTTTTTCAACTTCGTTGAAAAACGAAAGCAAATCACAACTAAAAATCCCTACAATGACAGAAATTTTCTTTTGGTTTTCAATTTCATGCTGCTGGTTGTTGTGGCAGTTATCATTTTTTCGGTATCTGGCACCATTTATGGAAAAAGAGAAATTTTTGACCGGATTGTTTTTTCGGGATTGGTGATAGTCAGCATTGTAATTGATCTTATTGCTCTTTCGGCAATAATTTACCGACTTGGAGAATATGGTTTCACACCCAACAGGACTATAGTACTTGGAACTAATCTTCTTGTGTTGGGGAACCTATTGTATATTGCTTTAGATCTTTACAAAGTAAATTTCAAAAATTATGATATCCGTGTGGTAGAACATTCTGTTGCGGTGTATCTCCCGGTTTATGGAGTTTGGTCAGCATTGGTCATCTTTGCATTTCCTATTATTTTTTGATCTGCCAAAAATATTTCCTTTGCTGGGAAAATCATGGGTAATGATAGTTTGAGAGGGCTGTGGCAGGATTATCATCGAAGGTGCTGACAGGGGCGTGGTTCCTGCAAGCCCACATCCCTTCTTGTCTTGATACAAGAAAGGAAGCAAAGAAGAAAACAGTAACCCAAAAATTCGTAAGGCATTCGGGTTTGCTAGAATGAAGTATTTTCATCCTTGTAAAACCCTTTTGGAAAATTCAGAACAAAATTTCTATGTGAGGAGTTGACTTGGTAATTTGTAGAATGCCTCCTCTTGCCAAAGGAGTCCAGACATAGCCATCTACCTCTGAAGAGGTCATCTCTTGCAAACGCACTCCACCGGCCATGATCTGCGCTGGTCTTTTGATCAGACGGAATTTTTCAGTCGATTTTGCATCGTACGTTTCGTAGCTAATCATTGTTCCTTCATACGATATATTTTTGACTACCGAAGAGGTGCTTACCAGCCGGTTCTTGTTATCAGGGGCCAGTTCGGGGAAAGCCGCCATAGCTCGCAAATAATGCCTTACATAATCGCCGTATCCATCGGTGAGCCATACATCATCTCTTATGTATCTGTTACGCCCATCATCAGCCACAGTATAGGTGGCCCAGTTGAGTGCACGAATGGCGTTGGTCTTAAAAGTAGTGTCGCCTGTGAGAGCAGTGTACCATAATTCCGTGGAAGCCTGCCTGGATGAATGCGAATTTCCAGGAACCTGATAAACAGTTTGTTCATTCATCACCGTTACCTTATATTTTTCGTATTCATGATTACCCAGTTCCTTGTAGGTCCAGTCAAATATTCCTTTCACGTCCTTTTTCCAATCAGGAAAGAGCTCTTTGTTTTCCATAATGAACATGGCAAAGGTAATGGCATTAATTTGCGTGTCGCTCCATCCAGGTATATCCTCAAAAAAGGGGCCCCATTTGTTGGTTCTGAGCGGATAATTCTTCATCCATTCAAGAATGGTAACAAATGCATTTTTATACATATCCGCATTATGGGGATCAAAAGTTTGCAATTGCTGAAAAAGCTCTAAGGTACCGGTCCAGTTCGACGTATATAATGCTTGCATCTCTACCTCTCCAGTTCCCTGGTTGCTAAAAAAAGACCCTGGTTCGCCGGTAACTGCATTAACCCTGAACGGAAGTGGCGATTTATCATTATCTCCTTGTCGGGTTTTGGAAGCAAGAGTTTTTCCTATATTAATAGCTGCATCAAGGTACTTCTGTTCCCCGGTGATTTTAAAAAGATTAATCAGTTCTGTTCCAAACGAACCGGCTTTGTCTGGCTGTGTATAATTTTTTCCGTTTCGCATGTCTCCATCGTAAAGCCCAGAATGAATAACTGTGTTGTATGGGTAGGGAATAAAAGGCCATTGATCAGTAGCCTTGGATAGTCCGCGGGCCAGATACTCATCGGCTATGTAACGCATATCTTCAATCAAAGCTTTATCTCCTGTATATGCATATAACAACCTCCACGACGAAAGAGCCATGGCAAACTGATCTCCTCCCACTCCACGCATATCGTGGTGCGGAGCCCATACCTGGTGATTCATATAATATTTTAAACCGTTGGAATCGATCTCCATATTTTTCCAGAAGTTCCAAACCAGCATGAGGCATGTGTCATACGACTGGCCAAGGTTCGATGAAAACCAGGGAAGGATTGCTCCACAGGTATCTATCCGAACCGGATGATATTGGATGGTATCGGAATACAATACGGTACCTTCCAGCCTGTCAGTCTTTCCTGGCGAAAAGGTACATGCAGGCACCAGGGCCAGCAATACGACGGCTATAAAATGATTCTTCATAGTAGTATAAAATTAGGTTGATTTGGGACATTGTTCATCAAACAAAATAATTTGGTCAGAATGATGTTTACTCTGTTCTTTTTATACATTTTCACAATTTCAGGGTGAATCTCATTATCAGTAATCAGATAATCGGCCATCGCAAGAGGAGCATAGTTTACTTATGCGTCTTTTTCAATTTTGGAAGAATCACAAAATACGAAAACCTGTTCAGCCGATTCTGCCATGAGGCGCGCTATCGTCCATTCTTTTTCAACATTCGAACTCAGGCCATTCCTGAGTGATATGCTGGCAGCACCCAGAAAAGCTTTATTGGCTTTGTACGCTTGAATTATTTTTTCCGTCGCTGGTCCATAACATGCCTTCCGCTCATGGTCAAGATCGCCACCGAGTAGATTGATCCTGATATTGGGATAATGAACAAGTTCCGAAACAGCCGGCAGAGAATTGGTAATTATACTCAGATTCTGTAATCCTGTAATGAATTTTGGAAGATGCACAACCGTAGTGCCG from Thermoflavifilum aggregans encodes the following:
- a CDS encoding DUF1697 domain-containing protein, with the translated sequence MSRFVAFLRGVSPMNLKMADLKHCMEAAGFTEVKTILSSGNVAFNSSTRKEESIAQTIEAQLQQQLGRSFPVTVRSVAHLQHLLASDPFSRHQVPAGAKQVITFLWKPPDVKLKLPIEYEGVTIHQVQGLEAFTSYIPHPKGPVFMSLLEKTFGKDQTTRTWETVKKCFVA
- a CDS encoding SDR family oxidoreductase; amino-acid sequence: MNTPMSLRPSEDRAAHDARVAATNPSKRVATTAEIASAALWLASADAAYMVGQDIVIEGELWHDRRQQVSRTENSAVADIVGGERAEEMYHLYMKKCTRRKGTASCCSEQKSCCSHTCKH
- a CDS encoding DUF4153 domain-containing protein, which codes for MLLVVVAVIIFSVSGTIYGKREIFDRIVFSGLVIVSIVIDLIALSAIIYRLGEYGFTPNRTIVLGTNLLVLGNLLYIALDLYKVNFKNYDIRVVEHSVAVYLPVYGVWSALVIFAFPIIF
- a CDS encoding DeoR/GlpR family DNA-binding transcription regulator yields the protein MARKNSIQPEVRKKMILKHLDKYESISIKETARLCTVSEITARRDLDELESEGLLIRSFGVAVKSKLIPYLFSYENKIAHNRKKKVEIARVASSFVNDNDILFLGCGTTVVHLPKFITGLQNLSIITNSLPAVSELVHYPNIRINLLGGDLDHERKACYGPATEKIIQAYKANKAFLGAASISLRNGLSSNVEKEWTIARLMAESAEQVFVFCDSSKIEKDA